A region of the Sarcophilus harrisii chromosome 3, mSarHar1.11, whole genome shotgun sequence genome:
gtctttcacaacatgacttttatggaaatgttttgcataacttcacacgTGGTCTCTTAATGGGGATTGGGGAtggggataaagaaaaaaatctggaactcaaaagttttaaaaccatatgtaaaactgttttaaatgtaactgggaaaatattaaattaattagttaaaaagattaaaaattaaaaagaggaaatatccaattagatttttttaaatgatggggAATTCATTCCTGTTAAGGAATATTAAGGGGTCTCCTGAACTTGTAACAAATCTAGTTTTCACATAAGTTTCACAAAGTTATGCTTTCCTGTTTACGTTATATTACAATGTAGTGTATTTCGTTATCAACTAGCTCTAATTTTTTAGGATGATCTTTCTTGTGGCTGTGAGGAAATTACCTTAGGGCAGTTATTAAAggctattcattcattcattcagttttttttttttttttttgaggcaattgtgattaagtgacttgcccagtgttaagtgtctgaggtcacaatggaactcaggtcctcctggctccagAGCCAAGTGTTCTATCCACTTGGCCACCTCACTGCCCAAATCTATTCACTTAGAGAGAAACTTGAGGAAGAATTGTAGTTGAGGATGTCTTCAGGGAGTCAAGGACAGAAAAAGACATGGCTGCCTGGATGTGGTGGCTCACGTCTCTGATCCCCCTGCCATGGAAGAAGATGAGGCAGGTGGATTTTTTGAGCAGGGGATTTCAAGCTGCAGTGGACCATGTCTTTTCATTAAGTCTGGAGAAGCTCCTGGGAGCAGGTCTCCAGGTTTCCCCATGAAGGGTGAAATGTCTCAGTCAGAAAGACCCAGTCTAATGCTCCTGTGCTGATCAGCAGTGGGAACTGGCCAGGAGGTATATCTGTACTTCTAACCTgggttatattaaaaataataataaatttattttaaattttaaaataaaatttttaaaaatttaagaaaaaagtcaCATGGTTAGATCAAAGGATAACAGAGACAGttccagaagaaatcaaaaaagagctCCAGAACATTAGGAAGAGCCCCTGTGGAAATTTACGGGGAGACAAAGGAAGAGTTATCCAGAATGGACAGGTGTGGATGGGTTGCAATCTCTGCCCCAGAAGTTCCCTCCTGGAACTTCACTAATCCATTTGAATGTTTGTATACCTTCTCCTCCATGTTCCTTGTTTTGTAgaatgacaatccttcaaatcCTTGGAGCCAGGGATCATGTTTTCTgtctcccccccttctcccccagcttctctttttcggttccttccattttcttctcactCTAGTGGCCTTACATGGGctgctctctccttcccaccATCCTAGCTCCCAATGGAACTGTACCTGTAGAAGTCATCCAAACAATAAACTTCATTCTGCTCATCCAAGGCAAAGCTCTCATCCCCAATGCGCCGAGAACACACCACACAGGTGAAGCAGTCTGGGTGGAAGGTCTGGCCCAGAGCTCGGATGACGTGTTCTTGGACCACCGTCTGGCACCGGCCACACTTCTCGAGAGTGTCCTGGGGGAAGAGAGCCACAACTGAAGAAGGGGCTGATGGCGGGGGGCTGCCCCAGAAAAGACAGAGGAAGGGGATGACAGGAGTTCTTTGAGTCATCAGATTTAGAACTATATGGGAACTTGACTAatcttattattttacagatatggaaacagGTCCAGAAAAAGTCGCAGACTTTATGACTACAAATCCAGTTCTCCATTGTGTTACTATTTCAGGCTTATTTTGGGGGGCTCCCTGGATGTTGAAATGGATGGAGGGGTGTGATTAttgtaaaattttcctttctaacaaaaaaaggacaaatatcataatagttaacatttatatagtgttttaagatttacgaatcccttttctcctatttttttcaattagcaaaaaTTTGCTCTTTCACTTTCCCACTCAACCCctgcccctcctccttcccccattttctccctcccttcttcctttcccttgagaactaaagaaaatcaaatattattttaaacataaacaAACATGTATAGGCAATCCAAACAAAGTTTTACAATGGGCATGACTGgaaaaaatatgatattctgcACTCTGAGTCTATCAGGAAGTAAGTAGCATGTTTCCTCAATAATCCTCTgcaaggaccaggagatcattgtacacggcaacatcaaTGTTATAGgacgatcagttctgatgaacatgattctttccaacaatgagatgattcagaccagttccaatgatcttcaatgatgaagagagccatctctacccagagagaagactgtgggaactgagtgtggattacaacataacattctcactcttcttGCTatgatttgcttgcattttgttttcttactcattttctttcctttttgatctgatttttcttgtgcagcaagagaattgtataaatatgtttatacatattgaatttaacatattttaacatgttttaacatgtattacttgccatctagggtagggggtgaggggaagaggggaaaatctgaaacacaaggctatgcaagggtcaatgttaaaaaaattatccgtgtatgtgttttgaaaataaaaagtttaaaaaaataaaaaaattaataacccTCTGCAATTGTGATGGGTCATTACagtgatcagagttcctaagtctttcagagttatttgtctttacaatattgctgctgTCAGGGTTGCACGTCTGGTCACTTCACCCTAAATCTGTTCatacaagtttctctgaaaccatccccttcctCATTCCTTATGGCACAATACTACTCCATCATATTTATaaaccataacttgttcagccatttcccaattaatgggcacccTCTTCAATTCCCattctttgctacctcaaaaaaagctattgatatattttttatattcttagttTGTTTTTCTCAGAACTAATCCCTCCCTTGATCTGCTGTCCCTCTAattcctctccctgtttttcccctttctctctgacTTTTCTGTGGAATGAAATAAGTttctgaataaaatatattacatgatcttgtgtgtgtatatatatctgtatgtgcacatgtatgtttgtgcatgtgtgtatatgtgtacatgttaaTAAGTATAGACTTGCATATATATGGTGCTTGTGTGTTTACTATATACacgtgtgcatgtgtgcacacacatctagatatgtgtatgtttatgtgtgcatttacacctgtgtgtgtgtgtattcttccttcctttagcTAGTTTAGATGAGGAAGAGGTTGTGTCCTCCCATTCCTTCTTGTTTGTATGTGTAGGGATCTACCAATGCACcataattaagaaatcatttttcctactctttctttttcttctctctccccaagtGCATTCATCTTCCCCTGTCTTTCCTTTCTTGTCATCAAGCCATAACAAAATCACATCCAGgacttacaaagtgctttacaaatgttatatcacttgatcctcataacaaccctacagaggaggtgctattattaaacctattttatagaacaggaaactgaggctgaaagaggttaagtcatttgtccaTGGTTACATAGTTAGCAAGGGATTGgtagtcaagaagatctgagttcatatctttTCTCAGTCCCTTGCTCAGGGACTTCTTGTCTACAAGTCCAACATGCTATCCACCAAAGCATAGTGGAGGAGGCCAAGAGAAAGGCTGAATCTTTTCTGAAGGTTTTATTTAAAGTAAAGAATCTGAATATCtcaatctctctttctccttcttctcccctttctttctctcttcctttcttttcttctcttccccttccttgcttcattcctttattccttcctttgttcttttgatctttccttccatccttcttttcttccttcctccctttcttttcttctttcttccttcctcccttcttcatttccctccctcctctcccttcctccctcactccctcctctccctatctccctccttcctttctctccctttctccctccctcctcttccttccttccttccttccttccttccttccttccttcctccctccctcccttccatttatttatttgattttgctctttttgcttttctaaagAATCAAAGCATTTTGGGTAGGGAAGacacctcagaagccatctaactAGCCCCCCCATGCAGTAAGCATCCCAGTTTACCCAGGTGCTGACAAGAAGCCCTGTATCCTCCTCTGGAAGGTCTCCAAGTACCAGAAATACACTTGGACCAGCCCCTGCTACTGCTCTGtaactcggtttcctcatctgtaaaatgagggtggaCTCTTAGGGTGTCctcaaaggtctcttccagttctatatcAATGATCCTATGagtctttgtcttttctctcatTGTCCCCTTCAATAGCAGCCTTCCCCAAGGGCCAAACAGGGAGACTTACTTGATAACAGGACTCACAGAGGGGCCGCCCATCCTTCTGGTAGAAGCGCTGGCCCGCCAGCTGTCGGTGGCAGGTCCTGCACGTGAAACACTGGGCGTGATACTGTCTCTTCATGGCCTCCACAGCCAGCTCCCGGGGGGACACTACCTTGTGGCAGAAGGCACAGATGTCTGGGGGATGAGACAGAGGGACAGTCAGGAGCCCATCGTGAGTGAATACAAAACCTTTCCCAATGCACCAGAGTgcccttaattaaaaaaaagtgcaAAGAACCCGGCCTTGTTCTAGGTAAGGCAAAGGAAGGATGTCATTTATAATGAGAGGTAGCCTTGCAAAGAACTAATAACCATTAGGAGAGAACCATGGATATGGACAGAGAGAGGATGTTGTGCAGAATGGAGGAAAGATCCTGCAGCTTGGTCAGGAGACACGGCTTCTGCTTCTGGCTCTGCCACTGACCACACTACAGGATCCTGGTGTGTATCCTGGCTCCACCAAGAGCTGAAGGGGGTGGATGGGACCACAGCTAAGACCTCATTTGGCTCCAAATCTTATGAAGGTTCCAGGCTTTCCTGGCTGAGGGCACTTTTCTTAGGGGAACTGTGTCAAATATTTTTCCAGACAGGAATTATTGGAAAAAACAGAGAATTCAGAGAACTTATTGAGCTGGGAGGGCCAGagcatgtcagagctgggagggcccttagaacctaggaggtcagagctgggagggcccttagaacccaggaggtcagagctgggagggcccttagaacacagatgTGAGAGCTGGGAGGATTCTTAGAATGCAGAATATCAGGGTTAGAAAGAACCTTAGGAATCGACACTTTCCAACACTTTTTTAAGAGGGAAAGCTAAGCTTGGGTCCTTGAtgggacttgtccaagatcatgtgACTCGTCAGAAGAAAAGCCCCCTGGCCGCACCCACCTCTGAGCTGCCCTCCTCAGTGCTAGGGAGCAGAAGTGCCTTTCAGGCCTCTCCCGCATGGAGAGTGACAAGCACCCCCTTCGCTCTATTCCCAGTCCCTCCAGCTGTTTCAGGACAGAGCAAGGAAAGTCCCAGGACCTGACTGCCCGGGAAGGCTCTGGTCACTGCCCAGTACCCATGGGGTTACCTGTAGACTCCTCCCTGGCTGGGATGCGGTTTGGCTCTTCAGGAGGTGGCGGCAGCTCTTCCTGTGCCCCCTTGAGGTGATTGGGCCGGGGCTTGAGCTGGCGGGACTCAGGAAGGACCTatatggagacaaaaaggaaaaaacggATCCTTATAGGTCCTAGTAAGGAGACGTGCATTACCTCCAACAGCAGATGGCCTGATGCCCTGCCTCAATGAATGCCTTCCCATCTCTGCAGGGACAAAGTACGTCCATTACAATGGAACTCTAATTCTGGCCTGGTGCCCactatgatctccattttattgaGAGGAAAACAGGGGCCCTGAGGGAGGTGGGAGAAGTGACTACTTCATTGGACAAATTGGGGGCAGAATTAGGACTAGAACCGACTCCTGCTTTCAGCCCAGCCTCTTCTCTAACACCACATGAGTCCCAGTTCCCAGGAAAGTGCCCAAGACTTGGCTTTTGCCAAGCCCTTTGCCCTGAGCCCACTCCAGCAGACAAGTGGGCACTTCTCGCCCCTCCGTTCTCCAAGCCTCTTTCCCCTTATACACAAGCTAAAGTGGTTCTGGTATCGTAGGATGGCTGGGAAGCCAGAGGGTTCCTCCCTCCGCTGAGTTCAAAGCAAGAGAAATGGATTTTGTGACATCCCAGAGCAAGCAGTGTCTGAGCTGGAAGGGCCCTGAAGATGCAGAATGTTCTAATCACAGAATTTCATCCTTGGAAGGGAACCAGCAACAAGCTAGCCCCATAGAACAGAGGAGGGGTCATCTGATCTTGGCCTGGGGATGGTCAGTGGAGGGGGGGAGTTCCACAGGAAGTATTTCCTGGCATCAGGCCTCAGTTTGTGTCTTCCCATGGCTCGGTCATGCTCTCTAGGGCCAAGAATACTTCTCATGGCTCAGTCACGCTCTCTGGGGCCAAGAACAAGACTCAGACTTTTTCAAAGACTTGtagagaattggaagagacctgaACACAATATCAGAGCTGAGAATAGGGGTTCTAAGTCCAGGGTCTACAGACCCCAAAAGAGTCCGTAAACTGAGatggaaaaaagaacattttggggactgcaatttattatttccttaaatTATGAACTTAAAACAAATAACTAAGCACTTATTCTGAAAAGAGTCCCCTAGGTTTTACCGGACTGCCCAAAAAAGATTGCATGGGACCtaaaatatcagagctgagagGGTCCTTAGGATAtagagtgtcagagctgggaggacccttagaacacaaaatctcagagctgggagggcccttagaacccaggatgtcagagctgggaggatccTTAGAACCTAAGAGTATCAGAACCAGGAagacccttagaacacaggaggtcagagatgggaggacccttagaacacagaatgtcagagctgggagggcccttagaacctaaGAGTATCAAAACCGGGAAGACCCTTAGGACACAGGATTTCAGGACTGGGaagaactttagagattatttattCCAACTGTCTCATTTGCAGATTAAGAAACAGAGGGTTTCTTTTTTGCATAGGAAGTTCTAGAAAGACAAGAGGAATATCTTCCAAACAGTGAGGattgtggtatagtggaaagaggcCTGAACTAAAGAGCCAAGAGTGGGTTTGAGTCCCAGATTACATTAtaaactatgtgactttgggcaaataatttcacGTCTCTTGGCTCAGTTTCTTCGTCTATTTTACgggaataaaaatatttgccCCACCACAAACTTCCCTGGGCCATTGTAAATATGCAATGAGGTAAGGATATAAATTACTTGATAAGGAAGGAATGTGAGTGACTCATATATTATCATCatgatgattattattactattttcactataactttcatattatttttattagagttTGGAAAGGATGATGGGGAAAAGCATGGGCTCCCCTTCTTTAGGGCATTTATAAGCATAGGACATCCTCCATTTATAAGGCTTTAGGAGTTCCTGGGAGGTTAAGGAATGGGTCTAACAGAGTCTCCAAGGCCAAGGATCTAGCCTTCTGCCTTTGCCCACCCAGGCCCTGCCTCATCGCCAAAAAGGCTTCAGGGGAGGCAGGGAGGCTCCTAGGACTGTGGTACCTGTGAAGGGGGAGGTGGAGGGACCACATGCAGCTGCTGTAGGTCTTCCAAGAGTGAATCTGCTCCCTGGGCGAGAGCCTCCTCATCTGGTGGCAGCAGGAAGGCTGGAGGGGGtggtggaggagggaggagatcCAGATCAGGAAAGTTGTCCTCAGGATCTGGagctggaggagggagggatgagCCTGCAAGAGATAGGAAGAGCAAGATGGAGACAAGACTTTCTTGGGAAGGGATTGATTTCTGGTGAAATGAGGAAAAAGGTTGTCTTGGATACCCCcgacctccccccaccccccaggtgTATCATGCCATCAAGGCCTTCCTGGCACTGGCAGCATCAACCCTCAgacctctttctcttccccatcaAATCCCGCTCCCCAAATCCAATCTTCTTAGTATTTCTCTCTGAAGGGATAATGAAATGCctccttagaacatagaatgtcagaactagaatACAGGATATCCTAgaaccttagaacccaggatgtcagaactaaaaggacccttagaacccaggaggtcagagctgggagggcccttagaacatagaatgacAGAACTGGGAGGGGccatagaatatagaatgttagagttaAGGGGGCCTTCAAAGAGATCATTTTTGACAGGGGTGGACTTGgaaggacttgcccaaggtctccCAGAACAGAAGAGGGTCTGGCTGCTGACTGGGAGGGGGTGGAAGCCCAGAGATCCTGCCTCTCTCTCACTATTGTGTCTCTCTAGGAAGCTCGGGAATAAGGGGACAGGACGAGCAGGATTAATTTGTGGTCCCGCAGCCACTGGGAACCTCCTCCCTTTGTTTCCTAACAATCGCCCCGGCTGTAATTAACACTAGGGAGCCTTCCTCACAGCCACGCGCCCGGCATCTGCCAGGTTGCCACAACAATGGCGGGTAATTGCTGTGGGAACAAATGCCAGCGGGTGAATGATCGGCAGAGCTACCTCCCGAGCCAGACAGATGGGATGGATGGGAAATCACAGCTCAGGGAAATAACCAGCGAGGAGGGAGCCCCCCAGGCCGCCTGCCGGGACTAACCCGGGGGCTTGGGCCCGGGCCAGTCCTGAAGCAGGGTCAGGCTGCCCCCTGGGGGCATGGGGCCTTCTGCCCCAGGAGCTGCTCTCAGAGCCCCGAGGGAGGGATGGTGGGAACTAGCCCATGGGTCTGCCTTTGTTTTTATGATGTCACCACTATAGCTCAGCCGCTCCCCCAAACGGTCACAGGCCTGCACCTGCGGGGCGCCTCCGGAGTGATCGGGGCCATCcatctcagtttacagatgaggaaactgaggctctgggaGGTGAGGGATTTGTCCAAGCTCataaatagaaatggattttgaagccagatcttctcTGGTTGAAGAGCTCTGGATCTTTTCATTCTATTGAGGCATGGGCATCCCTGGGTTTAGAGCTGGGGGTCACCCAGTCCAtaagtcccattttacagatgaataaactgaggttgAGAGCTGGGAAGGGACTTGAAGGCTAAGAGGATCACCCAGCTAAATTACTTCTTGGCAAAACAATCTGGCCTTGGCGGAAGGACAGGGAAAGGAATTTCAAAACTCTTATAATAGTCTCTAAACGAATCTCCTTGCCTAAGATCTCTAGGCAGCGAAGGGGCACTAAACCACATAGAGCACTGGGTGTAAGAGTCAGAAAAAttctccaagttcaaatccagcctcagacacttacaagctacatggtcctgtttgcctcagtttccttgtttgtaaaatgagctggagaagagaatggcaaactactccggtatctttgccaagaaaaccccaaatgaggttgcAGGAGTAAACCTCAGCTGAAAAACGACTGATGAAAATTGCTTCATGGACTAAACGTCTGAACGAATGAATTGCAGGGAAACAGAGTCTGATTTAAAATTGggggaccccagttcaaatcctgcctgtgaCATCCTTATTGGCCACTGTGACTATTGTCAAGTGATGTCCTTTATGTTGTGAGCtgcctcgtctgtaaaatgggaataaaaagatttCACTCCTTAACTCAGGaggtggttgtgagaatcaaagcaAAGCAATTTAAGGGGCCGAACACATCCAAGACATCGGAGCTTGGCAGGAGGCGGGAGGTGGGAATCCCCTCACCGGAAGGCCTTCTGGGTGCTCACTGAGGGGGGAGGTTTGGTCATCTCTCCACCACTGATATCACTGCCTGTTCATACACCTCCCCCCATACTGCTCATCACACAGGAGCATGTTCATGACCCACCACACACGCTGCACACACAAAACATACATATACTCCATTCATTAAATCCACCACATCGATTTACTCCGtacacataatacatacacacaacacacacatacctCGCACACCCACACGCTACAATACACCACACAAACATTACTCACCAGCACACAGCGCGCCCCCACATACACACTATACACACACTGCAGACACCCCCACCTGCTCTACCCACCGCACACACATAATTTACTGCAAGTGCCCAATATATGCTACATGCACATAGTTCACACAAGCATCTATACAACACACCccacaatactatataaatatacctTACACATAGATTACACACtcgcacacacacagacatataaaACACACCCAATTTAGCACATTCCCAAAGCTCTCTCCCAACAAGGACCCCGAGGCTGGAGCCTCTGCCCCCGGGCTCCTCTCCCCAGCTGCAGCCCCTGGCTCTGGTCACAGGCATTTTCCACTCCAGGGTTAGGCAGCTGCTCAGGCTGGGCCTGGAGACCCcactggggaggggaggaggccaGGGCACAGCTGCTGTCAGCAGAAAGTCCTTGCCAGACTACTCTCCCTGTCAGTCTCCCAGCTGCTGTCCTTGTCTCTCTTTAGATTGTGTTCTTCCTCCTGCCCAGGCTCCAGCTCCTCAGTTCTCCCAACTGCCCTTCCATTCTGCATTTCAGCTCAACCTTTTCCAGAATAGAGAGGGGAAAAGCACCTGACAGTATTACTCATCCTCCTGGGGGGCAGGGCACCAAGGAAGTATGGATTAGTAGAATTGGAGGGTCTCCTTCTTCCAGGAACAACTTCTCATTCTAGCCTCTGCAGCAGACAGTTATTTGCTTTTGCTccaccctcccttcctccctccctccctccttccttccttccttccttccctctttccttccttccttcattccctccttccctccctctctcccttccctttccttccttccttccttccttccttcctttcttccttccctctttccttccttccttcattccctccttccctccctccctcccttccctttccttctttccttccttccttctttccttccttccttcctttccttccttccttccttccttccttccttccttccttccttccttcctaaaatgggataataatattgtgaaatattggggaaagtgcttagcacacagtaggtgttatATAGATGCTTATTCTCCCCGCCTACAGCAGCTGGTAAATGCTTGCTCGATGAGCCCTGCATAGCTCTTTCCCAGGCTGCCCCTCCCCTCGGTCTTCCCGCCTCTTTGGCCCGGGTTCTGTCTCACCTCCATTAGGCAGAAGAACGGGTGGCGGCGGGGCAGAGGCAGGGATGCTGGGGATGCGCGGGTCCCGTCTGTTCACGAGAAAGTCACTGGGGGGCTTCTTGGGCGAGGCAGGCTCCCTGGCCCGGCTGGAACTGGCCGGCTGCTTCCCCTCGGCCACTGTGGCTGTGTCCCGGCGAGGGGGAGTCAGGGTGATGAAGATGGAGGAGGCCATCCTCTTCTCCGGCTTAGTGGCCATCATCTGCCTCGGGCTATTCCCTCGGAGCTCAGCTAAGGTAAAAAGAAGAATTAATGGTCTCGAGGAAGGACCTCTCCCTGCCCAGAGCCGCTTAACACCCTGTGTGATCCTAGGATTCCTCTGCTCACAAACCTTCCATGGCTCCCTCTTGCCGAGGGGACAAAAGGCAGACTCCTGGTGCTGGCATTCAAGCATCTTGAACCATCAGGtggttgtgagcatcaaatgagaaagTTTGAAAAGCATTGAGCATagagcctggcacagagtagatgcttaaaaagtgtatccttcctcctccccacccctttctttttttactttgcttcctccttctctcctacc
Encoded here:
- the FBLIM1 gene encoding filamin-binding LIM protein 1, yielding MMATKPEKRMASSIFITLTPPRRDTATVAEGKQPASSSRAREPASPKKPPSDFLVNRRDPRIPSIPASAPPPPVLLPNGGSSLPPPAPDPEDNFPDLDLLPPPPPPPAFLLPPDEEALAQGADSLLEDLQQLHVVPPPPPSQVLPESRQLKPRPNHLKGAQEELPPPPEEPNRIPAREESTDICAFCHKVVSPRELAVEAMKRQYHAQCFTCRTCHRQLAGQRFYQKDGRPLCESCYQDTLEKCGRCQTVVQEHVIRALGQTFHPDCFTCVVCSRRIGDESFALDEQNEVYCLDDFYRKFAPVCSICEKPIIPRDGKDAFKIECMGRNFHENCYRCEDCRIPLSVEPTDQGCYPLNDRLFCKPCHVKRSAAGCC